From Solanum stenotomum isolate F172 chromosome 2, ASM1918654v1, whole genome shotgun sequence:
AATTGTACCTTTTGTCAAAATATTGTAGGGAGCATTGTTATCCATTAAGACAATTCCACCTCCACCAAATTTGTATATGGTAAGCAAATCTCTATTGAACACATATGATAAGAAAAATCTGAATCTGATGTCCACTCATTATTAGATTTAAAACTATTACTAGTAGCTAAATACCCTCAGACTTATCAGCAACAACACTTGTTTTAACAGGGACAATATTTTGGtgcttgtttttgtttttcttatgcttttctttgtttttcaacttATAGCATTCAGAAATAATATGACCTTTTTTTATGACATATTTGCACACCACATTTTTGTATCTGAACTTTGACATTGATTTGAACCCTCTCACTACTTGATTCTTTCTTATTAGATCTATCTCTTACAAATAAATCTTTCCTATGTATTTCACTACTTTTCcggtaataattttttttatctatttgttctTTTGATTTTAAGATATATGTAATTTTCCTATAAGAGATATTATCCCTTTCATAAAACATAGTATATCTAACATGCTTAAATGATTGGGGtaagaaaataagtaataaGACGATCTGATCTTAATCATTAACTTCAACCTCAATATTATTCAAATCCATAAGAGTAGAATCAAATGCCTCAAGAAGTGAGAGTATAGAAGTACCTTCAACCATGTTGCAAAAAATCAACTACGTGTTCAGGAacctaaatataaaattttgaatgatCTCATGTAGCTTTTGAGGTATTTTTGGATGACTCTGATGCTTGGATTCAAGGAAGAAGACGaggttatttttttaataataaagtattacattgtatattattgtataaGAGTGAATATTATCTTTtacaattttatataatattgtatatttagtgtattaagtcttaaaatatttttgtaagaattaacatttttgtatattattgtatatcATATGGATAATTTTGTatactagattttttttttggctaaaaatttGTAATGTAATTTTCTacctatatttttatataagttaaatgattgtatatttaaaaaaacctttcaaaaatttaatattattggACTCGTACACATCAAATACTATTGTAACTAATACGAAAGATGCATCAATTGTCAATGATCAATTTTGATATTGGTCAATTCATGTATAATAATTTTCCTAACTGCATGCCCAAGTCggtctttgttttattttttaaaatgtcattTTACAATTTGTGTAATGAAACCGGtcggtcatttttggaaagtttcatgaatttactATTTCATCCTCTTGATATTGTCCCCGAATCCTCtatgattgagttttgaaaagttggttttgaacaTTGAgttaaaaattgagaattttgataagtttgaatttgaaaggctaagttgttaaaaaatgattttggatGTGTTTGGAGTTGTGAGTGTCGAAATAGAATTCCATTGATTCCATCAGTCCCGCAATGTGTGACATGATTTGTGAGAGTTGTCAGTTTCtgatttgagtctttttgaggattcaaggtcctaagttgtgaaattgtggAATTTAAGCTTTTGGACtaactttggtcaacattcagAGTTTGAATGCTTGGATCGGAATTCCGAGAGTTCCATTGGATTTGGGGGATTATTTCAAGCTtaggtgaggtcttggttgatttttgagaggtcctgagcttgttttagtctttttttgGCATGAGTTCATTTCTTGGAATTTTCAGGGATGTTGGGTCAAAGGGATCTCAAATTCGTGTTCTGACAGTTCCATTGAGTCCAGAACGTAGAGTAGAATTGATTTGCATTTGTGACCAGGGTGTAAGTCGTTTCGAATGAATTTCGAGGGTCCTTTCGACGCTTTGAATTTTGGTTGTGTTTTGTAGTGTAGCAGGCCTTGCTTTTGCAAAGGTCCCGTCACTTAAGCAACCTTTGATTTTGCAACGCTCGCGTTTTTAGCAGTGTTCACTTGTCACTTTTGTGACATCAGAGAGGGCTTTTGTCCTACCATTTCAGGGTTTAAGCCTccatttcaccatttttgagttttgggagCATTAGGGTGACGATTTGGatcaattttttgagaaatatttttgggtTGAGATTCTTATCTCTAAATATTCAATTACCcattattatttatggatttatgTGTTTGgattaatattttgaaatgagAAATTTGGGGTTATCTTCAAGAACCAAGAAATTAGTAGAATGGTAGTTTTGAAGTGATTTTGATCACttttttgaaatacttttcTCTAATGAGTTCCTAAAGCCTTAAAACACCATTTTcaagtattattttttggattcaAACCTCTATTTTGAAATTGGATATTGAGTTGATTGGTTCATTTCTCTATATAATTGATGTGTGAATCGTTGATTCCGATGAGTGATTGTAAATACttgattattataaattttgtggaTTTAGAAGTGATTCGGAAGGGGGAGACTCAACTAGTGGAGtaattgttaatttatttaagGCAAGTGACTTCTTAAACCTAGTTTTCTAGTAGAATTCATGTACTTCCTTAGTTGCTTGTGTGTTGGGAGAAATGGGGATGAGGTGAAGGGTTAGATTTTCCACTTCATACATCTAAATGAGTAAAAAAGGGTTGAAATAAAAAGGGCTATGTGTTAAACATGATGATCTGAAACTCCTTATTGTGACCCTTATTGGTTGACTAAAGAAATGCTTGAAGCATGAATATGGACTTGAATTGTGTGAATTGTTGTCTCTTTCgtgtggtgtgatattgcttATATGCATTGACCTTAAACACcatgatgagacatgtgataaCTTATGAAGTTGAGGTCTTTGTCGGTGAGTGTTATGATGTCGAGGTCTTTACCGGAAAGTGTTCTAATGTCGTGGCCTTTGCCGGTGAGTGCTTGATGCCGAGGTCTTTATCGGCGAGTGTTGTGATGCCGAGGTCATTTTCGGCAAGTGGTATAAATCCAATGAAACATAGTTCTGGCtaataaattgatataaaatcGATGGGAAATGATTCCTGCGGGTGATATTGTGCCGATGAGAAATGGTTCCGACAAGAGATTGATTACTATGACTTGATGAATTTGATGCTTATGCGTGACTTGATtgctaaatttttatttatgtactTATTGCGAGTGACTAATCTACTTGACTTTGAGATTGACTAGCTTGAATCGtttgattatttattgtgaCTATTAAGCTGTGAATATTGGGCCTTTTGAGTCGTGTATTGTTGAATCGCTAGGTTGGGTTGATTTatgtgcaggttgtagtttgaggagttTCGGTTGGAGTGTATGAGGTATTTGGTTTCTAGCTAGATACCTTGTTTATTAGGTTGTTTGCTGGGTATCTTGTTGTTaatactcaccccttgcttctaaacttgtgtaggttccgagCCCAGATCCTCATGACCTCTTTCTTCTTATTCTGATTTCGAGGCTTATCGAGGAATTGAAGAAGTAGATGATTTTCCTTTTGGCGGgccctttttttccttttctttatactttattttatttgagaaacaaagactaAGACTTGTGCTTATTTCTAAATTCCACACTTTATGTATCTAGTGGCTTGTACATATGAAAACCAGGTTTTGAGGTATTgtttagaatgaataagttttctgcctttgtctttttcttgctttatatttccgcatttctttcatttttgttggttgaggctgacttgtcttggtgggaaaaGACAAGTGTCATCATGTCCATTTTTAGGTCATGACAAATTGTGTTAGagccaggttcataggtctcacgtgtgtacaagtcaagtctaagtagagtcttgaGGATCGGTACAAAGACGTATGTACTTATCTTCAAAAGGGTACAAAGATTGTTAggaaaatctttttttattgtGCGTGGTTACCTTCGCTAGTGTTGAGTTACTGCGTATTATTTTGGCAGATGTCTAGGACCAGAGCTTTTGTTTATAGTGGTAGAGGGGAGGCAGTCCCCGAGCCTGTTGTTGAGAtcccagctaggggtagaggtagggTCAGAGCTAGAGGTCGTTCTCATGGATTAGCACCAGCTAGAGGTTGTGCTCGTAGAGTGGCACCAGCCAGAGGCAGAGGTAGATAGGTTTCACCTAAGCTACATGTTAACGTTGTCGAGGACCAGGTCTCTCCCGGGTTTGGAGCTTTCTTGTATCAGGAGAACTTGTTGAGGATGCTTGGTGTGATGGAGAGTTTCTCTTAGGGTGGTACGATAGGTACACCATATGGTTCTCGGACTAGCTTAAAAGCACCGACTCCGGGTATTCAGGATCAGGTGGGTCAACCACGAGTGGTTTCGGCACTAGTTGTGGGTATTCAGATTGCCCTTGATGTTACTCTGATGACAACTAAGTAGCAATGTTATGGAAGGTTTTAGAAGATGAAACCACCTAGTTTTAGGGAGGTAAGAGCGAGGATGATCATGAGTTCTTGACTTTTTCCCATGAAATACTTGAGGCAGGTGGTATGGTGGATGCTCGTGGTGTTCATTTTGTTTCTCTTCAGTTGCATGGACATGCCAAAGAGTAGTGGAGGAATTTTAGGAGGTCTAGTACCATGGAGCATAAGAGAGGAGAGTCAATTATGGTTTGAGAGGTTGACCCAAGGCAGTATGTTTGTGACTAAGTATAAGACCTATTTCTGTGAGCTTTCTAAGCATGCTATGACTATTGTTCCCGATGAGGTAGCGAGAGAGTTTGCAGATTTGTGAGAGGATTAACTTTCTCTACCAAGTCGTATGTGATTCGAGCAGCCAAAGAGGGGGCTTTCTTTCAGTCAATTATGAGCACCACCAATGAGGCAGAGTTGATGCTTTTAGAGGAGTTTGGAGAGCCCAAGAAGACCCATTCTTTTTGTCAGTTTTTTGGCGCCTTATCTGAAGACAAGGGTTCATATTGAGTGAGTGAATCCTTTTAGCGTCGTGGATCGgttcatgcttttatgccaatAGTTGAGAGTAGGCAGTCAACCTGAGGATCTTATAGTTATAGCCGAGGTGGTCATGGTAGTTCATCTGATACGAAGCAATAATTATCTATGTCGAtatcttactttcttgtggGGATCCAGGTCATATGATTTGACAGTGTCCTCTTCAAACTTATTCAGGATCCCAACGTTCTTATTCAACTGCTCCAGCTAGGGATTCAGCGCCTCCATCCAGGGGTCGAGGCACAGTTCAGTCCGATAGAGGTGGCATGACTTCTGGTAGGGGTATTCCAGCTCTACAGGGTGGAGGTAGAGGTTCTACTCAGACAACAGGTAGCCGTAAGGGATAGTGTTATGCTTTTCTAGTGATGCCTGAGGCTGATATTTCTAATGTTGTGATCACAAGTATCATCTCAATTTGCCATCAACCTGTGTCTCAATTGTTTGATTCGGGATCTACTTTCTCATATATGTCCACCTATTTTTCTGTTGGGTTTGATATGTTGTTTGATTGCATGCATGTGACTATTCATGTTTCTACACCAGTGGGTGAATCCTTAGTGGTGGATCGAATGTATTAATTATGTCTTGTTTCTTTGGTCGGGTATGATACTTGGGTAGATTTGATCATTTTGGGAATGATAGACTTTGATATTATCTTGGGTATGGCTTGACTCTCTCCGCATCatgttattgtttattgttatGCTAAGACTACAACCTTAGCAATGTCGGATGTATCGAGAGTTAAGTGGATGAGTGCTAGTGGTTCCTACCCTAACAAAGTTATCTCCTTTATTAAAGCTCATAGATTATTTGAGAGAGGGTATTTATCCTACTTGGCTTTCATTCGGGATACTAGCGTTGAGCCATCTCCCATGGATGGTGTGCCAGTCGTTCAAGAGTTTTTAGGTATGTTCCCTATTGATCTTCTAAGTGTTCCTCCAAATATAGATATTGATTTTGTGATTGACTTGGAGACGGGCACCGAGCCCATCTTTGTTCCTCCTTATCGTATGACTTGACCTGATTTGAAAGAATTGAAGGACCAGTTATAAGATTTGTTGAGTAAGGAGTTTATTCACCCTATTGTTTCTCCATGGGGTGTTCATGTATTGTTTGTGAGGAAAAAGGATGGATTCATAAGGATGTGTATTGATAATCGgcaattgaacaaagtgacaGTGAAGAACAAGTATCATCTTGCTCgcattgatgatttgtttgatcagcttcagggtgcatCTATGTTCATGAAGTTAATAAATGTGGTATTCCAACCTTATCTGGATTTCTTTGTAGTAGTGTTCATTGGTGATATATTGGTGTACTCCAAGACCGAGGCAGATCACGATCGACATTTGAGGATTGTACACTagagattgagggaagagaaacTTTATGACAAGTTCTcgaagtgtgagttttggcttgattcTGTGACATTTTTGGGACACATATTTGTCCAAGGATGGTAATTGGGTGGATCCAGCCAAGATTGAGGTAGTGAGGAGTTGGACTAGACCTACATCAATTATTGAGATCCAGAGTTTTGTGGGACTTGCAGGCTATTACCGATGATTTGTTCAGAGCTTCTCTACCATTGCATCTCTTTTGACTAGATTGACTCGGCAGAGTGTGAGTTTCCAGTGGTTTTATAAGTgcgaggagagctttcaaaatcATAAAACCTTGTTGACGTCGGCTCTAGTTTTGACTTTAACCAGGGAGGGTGTGGACTTCACcctgtattgtgatgcttctagagtcAAATTAGGTGGTGTTCTTATGCAGAAAGGCAAGGTGATTGActatgcctccagacaattgAGGACccatgagaggaattaccctacccatgacttagagtttgcAACTGTAGTGTTTGTGCTTAAGTTATGGCTAGATCATCTGTATGGGGTTCATTGTGAGGCTTTCATGGACCATCAAAGTCTTCGGCATATCTTCATTCAGAGAGATTTGAACTTGAGGCAGCACAGATGGCCTGAACTACTGAAGGACTATGACTTCACCATCTTATATCATCCAGGGAAGGCCAATGTGGTGGTCGTTGCTTTGAGTAGGAAGACTTTTATCATGGAAAGTCTTTCCGCTATTAGTGTGGAGGAGAGACCATTGACTAAAGATGTTCAGAGGTTAGCCAATAATCTCATCCGATTACAGATTTCTGAGGAGACGGGTGGTTTGATTGCTTTTATTGAGGCTTGTTCTTCCTTAGTTGAGCAGATTTGTATGTGTTAGTTTGATGATGAGATGCTGTCTCATTCGAGACAAGTTAAGGAAAGGGGAAACCAATGAGACTGTCCTTGATTCTGATGGTGTCTTGCGGATTAGAGGCAAGATTTATGTGCCCAAGGTGGGCGAGTTGATTAGACTTATTCTCGAGGAGGCTCATTGTTTCCGATATTCCATCCATTCGAGTGCGgcgaagatgtatcatgacttgagcCAACACTATTGGTGGTGTGGTATGAATAGGGATATTGCAAACTTTGTTTCGAGGTGTTTGACTTGTCAACATGTTAAGCGTGAGCACCAGCAGCCTGGAGGTATATCTCAAAGGATGCATATTCCTACTTAGAAGTAGAAGCGGAtaactatggactttgttgAGGGACTACCAACCACTGTGGGTGgttatgactccatttgggtgattgttgataggttGACCAAGTCCACCTATTTGATCTTGGTTCGGGTCAAGTTTATGGCAGAAAAGTTAGTCGAGCGTTATATTAGTTAGATTGTGCGATTGCATGGAGTCCCAATTTCTATTGTCTCTGATCGAGGTTCGTTATTCACTTTCCATTTTTGGAAGGCTTTGCAGCATGGTTTGGGTACTCGGCTAGAGATGAGTACAACTTTCCATCTTCAGACAGATGGTCTGTCTGAGCAAACGATTCAAGTGTTGGAGGACATGATccgagcttgtgtgattgattttggtgcTAGATGGGATCAACATCTGCCCTTagtagagtttgcctacaacaacattTATCATTCCAGTATTTAGATGACCCCTTTTTAGGCGTTGTATGGAAGACAGTGTAGATCTCCGATCACATGGTTTGATTCAACTGAGATGGATTCATTAGATACAGACTTTCTTAGAGATGCTATGAAACAGGTTCATATGATCCAAGGTAGACTATTGATATCCCACAGTTGACACAAGAGTTATGTGGATTAGAGAGTTCGACCCCTAGTGTTCATGGAGGGTGATCATGTTTGGCTCTGAGTGTCACCCAtaaagggtgtgatgaggttcgaaaagaagggcaagcttatcCTTAGATTCATTGGAGCTTTTAATATTTTGAGTCATGTGGGAGAGGTGGCCTATAAGTTGGCCTTGCACCTAGCTCGTCAGTTGTGAATTTTGTGTTTTATGTTCCAAGCTTCGGAAGTACATGCCGGATGAGTCTCATATACTTTCCCTTGATTCAGTTGAGCTGGGTCCATACTTATATTTTGAGGAAGAGCTTGTAGCCATTTTGGATAGGCGGGTATGGAAGCTTAGGACCAAAGAGATTGCTTTAGTGAAAGTGCAGTGGAAGTATCGTACAATTGGTGAGGTGACTTAGGAGACAAAGTCGAATATGCGTGCCaaatatcctcatctctttgaGGCTCCAAGTACTTTCTTTTGCTTTATGTTCGAGGATGAACATGAATTTTTAGTAGTGAATAATGTAATGATTTGGtcggtcatttttggaaagtttcatgaatttaccatttttccCTCCTGGTATTAACCCCGGGTATTCTCTGATTGAGTTTAGAAAAGCTGATTATGAACTTTGAGTTTAACGTTGAGAATTTTGGTTagttttgtgttttgaaagctaagttgttaagaaagtgatttttgtgtcttttggagttttgagTGTCATCATTAGTCTTGGAATGTGAAATTTGATTCGTGAGAGTTGTTTCGAGTCTTTTGAAGATTTCAGGTTTCAAGTTgtgaaattatgaaattttagcTTTTGGGTttactttggtcaacatttagAGTTCAGATGCTTGGATCgaaattttgagagttttgTTGGATTCAGGGGTTGATTTTTGGCTTAGGTGAggttttg
This genomic window contains:
- the LOC125855882 gene encoding uncharacterized protein LOC125855882, coding for MCIDNRQLNKVTVKNKYHLARIDDLFDQLQGASMFMKLINVVFQPYLDFFVVVFIGDILVYSKTEADHDRHLRISFSTIASLLTRLTRQSVSFQWFYKCEESFQNHKTLLTSALVLTLTREGVDFTLYCDASRVKLGGVLMQKGKVIDYASRQLRTHERNYPTHDLEFATVVFVLKLWLDHLYGVHCEAFMDHQSLRHIFIQRDLNLRQHRWPELLKDYDFTILYHPGKANVVVVALSRKTFIMESLSAISVEERPLTKDVQRFVCVSLMMRCCLIRDKLRKGETNETVLDSDGVLRIRGKIYVPKVDQVHLFDLGSGQVYGRKALQHGLGTRLEMSTTFHLQTDGLSEQTIQVLEDMIRACALYGRQCRSPITWFDSTEMDSLDTDFLRDAMKQLRKYMPDESHILSLDSVELGPYLYFEEELVAILDRRVWKLRTKEIALVKVQWKYRTIGEASLLRRSCCLNNLLLSEGSVT